From the Blastocatellia bacterium genome, one window contains:
- a CDS encoding DNA-3-methyladenine glycosylase 2 family protein, with protein sequence MFNHAENHLKTVDPIIANLINRYGSCTLTSHNDYFWALCQAIISQQLSTKAAETIAKRFLALYPKEEIAFNPSTILSTPLEKITSVGVSRSKASYIKDLAEKFDQVFLTQDFSLLNDEEIISKITIIKGIGRWTAEMFLIFSLNRLDVLPTGDLGIKRATQELYGLDDLPNPKQLSEIANCWKPYRSIASWYLWRSIDNK encoded by the coding sequence ATGTTTAATCACGCTGAAAACCACTTAAAAACAGTTGATCCAATTATTGCAAACCTTATTAATCGTTATGGTAGTTGTACATTAACTTCCCACAATGATTATTTTTGGGCTTTATGCCAAGCAATAATATCTCAACAACTCTCAACAAAAGCTGCTGAAACAATAGCTAAACGCTTTTTAGCCTTATATCCTAAAGAAGAAATAGCTTTTAATCCTAGCACTATACTTTCTACACCTTTAGAGAAAATTACTAGTGTAGGGGTATCTCGCTCTAAAGCTAGCTATATCAAAGATCTAGCAGAAAAATTTGACCAAGTTTTCCTTACTCAAGATTTTTCTTTACTTAATGATGAGGAAATTATTTCTAAAATTACAATTATTAAGGGCATTGGTCGTTGGACAGCCGAAATGTTTTTAATTTTTTCTCTTAATCGCCTAGATGTACTACCTACAGGAGATTTAGGTATAAAACGAGCTACCCAAGAACTTTATGGACTAGATGACTTACCTAATCCTAAACAATTATCAGAAATAGCAAACTGCTGGAAACCCTATCGTAGTATAGCCAGTTGGTATCTTTGGCGTAGTATTGACAATAAATAA
- a CDS encoding zinc ribbon domain-containing protein, which yields MFCSVCGSQNAPQLRFCRACGKPLSSAETLSADADDPLKTRLSIPADQSALKAAAAQPPPSGGADPMATVVGMQAVKPLPNANANASSAPDPFATQVGGQGLNINQLKELAAKSATPPPPSGGAIQWLLLLVCLP from the coding sequence ATGTTTTGTTCAGTATGTGGCTCGCAAAATGCTCCTCAACTACGTTTCTGCCGTGCTTGTGGCAAACCATTGTCATCAGCAGAAACCCTATCTGCTGATGCAGACGATCCACTAAAAACACGTTTATCAATTCCAGCCGACCAAAGCGCGCTTAAAGCTGCCGCAGCCCAACCTCCCCCATCAGGAGGAGCCGATCCAATGGCTACTGTTGTTGGTATGCAAGCCGTTAAACCTTTACCTAATGCTAATGCTAATGCTTCATCTGCTCCTGATCCTTTTGCTACTCAAGTTGGTGGTCAAGGTCTAAACATCAACCAATTAAAAGAATTAGCGGCTAAATCTGCAACCCCTCCTCCCCCATCAGGAGGAGCGATCCAATGGCTACTGTTGTTGGTATGCCTGCCGTAA
- a CDS encoding ATP-dependent Clp protease ATP-binding subunit, which translates to MTTTYNFPILVWEDFAGSFTARLVEYEHNLQLIYAGKVMFDGAESTPTAFGLTKDEAIYQLKEYLSWSYQQHPWQPTPDFLDAKLIYFRVEVRPEYRRQEKIFPCDPVNLVLPCVYGRQEEGLLVCALPTIGVHFYYYEEKTLKELVNHYVQERLKGLTPKELSRYLPPKNVYLEEITVAVNFKPKKHSSKPDLLTLSTVAEPITEKNSRRRFNRAWEREKEVTDLVKRVNEEKANIIIVGDSGSGKTTVLSEVASQLERLWQKDADREDIYESYKHKFWVTNGARIIAGMRYLGQWEERCEAVISELSNIDGILCIENLLDILNSGGESSANGIAAFLLPYIQRSELKVIVEATPAELDVCRRLLPGFVDLFQIINLPPFNREKAVTVLDKLAQVFKQNFSVEISKGITELIYHLFVRFMPYQSFPGKTVVFLKELFEKAVQNKQSFISAEQVVSLFVDQTGLPELFLRNELRLIPTEVLSTLTKQVIGQQEACQVVTNLITTFKAGLNDPTRPIGVLLFCGPTGVGKTELAKALAKFFFGAGEQKERLIRLDMSEYSGPGSVNRLLGESFNQPSELIKRVRQQPFVVLLLDEIEKASKEVFDLFLGLFDEGRLTDEYGRTTIFRSTIIIMTSNIGADKFTTLGFNKENTNSYTSAVMDFFRPEFYNRIDLVVNFNSLSPNVIEAITEKELSELSEREGIAKSSIKLTWTKDVVKLLAKLGFEPRYGARPLQRIIEKLIVVPLARYLVESPSVKQKIVNIKLNNDNVIEFQVD; encoded by the coding sequence ATGACAACAACTTATAATTTTCCTATTTTAGTCTGGGAAGACTTTGCTGGTAGTTTTACGGCTCGTTTAGTTGAGTATGAACACAACCTACAGCTAATCTATGCTGGCAAAGTGATGTTTGATGGTGCAGAAAGCACCCCTACAGCTTTTGGTTTAACAAAAGATGAAGCTATTTATCAATTAAAAGAATATCTTAGCTGGTCATACCAGCAACATCCTTGGCAACCAACCCCAGATTTCTTAGATGCTAAATTAATATATTTTCGTGTAGAAGTTCGTCCTGAATATCGAAGACAAGAAAAAATATTTCCTTGTGATCCTGTTAATTTAGTGTTGCCTTGTGTTTATGGTCGTCAAGAAGAAGGTTTGTTAGTTTGCGCCCTACCTACAATAGGTGTACATTTTTACTATTATGAAGAAAAAACCCTAAAAGAATTAGTTAATCATTATGTTCAAGAAAGACTAAAAGGACTAACACCAAAAGAACTTTCTCGCTACTTACCACCTAAAAATGTCTACCTAGAAGAAATAACTGTTGCGGTTAACTTTAAACCTAAAAAACATAGCTCTAAACCTGATCTTTTAACCCTTTCTACTGTAGCAGAACCCATTACAGAAAAAAACTCTCGTCGTCGCTTTAATCGTGCTTGGGAGCGTGAAAAAGAAGTAACAGATTTAGTTAAAAGAGTTAATGAAGAAAAAGCTAATATAATTATTGTTGGGGATTCTGGCTCTGGCAAAACTACTGTTTTATCAGAAGTAGCCAGCCAATTAGAACGGCTTTGGCAAAAAGACGCAGATAGAGAAGATATTTATGAAAGCTATAAACATAAATTTTGGGTTACAAACGGTGCAAGAATCATTGCAGGAATGCGCTATTTAGGACAATGGGAAGAACGTTGTGAAGCAGTAATAAGCGAGTTATCAAATATTGATGGCATTTTGTGTATAGAAAATCTACTAGATATACTTAATAGTGGTGGAGAAAGCTCTGCTAATGGCATCGCAGCATTTTTACTACCATATATACAAAGAAGTGAGCTTAAAGTAATTGTTGAAGCAACTCCCGCAGAACTAGATGTTTGTCGTCGTTTGCTACCTGGGTTTGTAGATTTATTTCAAATAATAAATCTACCTCCATTTAATCGAGAGAAAGCCGTTACTGTTTTAGATAAACTAGCACAAGTATTTAAGCAAAATTTTTCTGTAGAAATAAGTAAAGGTATAACAGAATTAATTTATCATTTATTTGTTCGGTTTATGCCTTACCAATCTTTTCCAGGTAAAACAGTAGTTTTTCTAAAAGAACTTTTTGAAAAAGCTGTCCAAAACAAACAAAGTTTTATTAGTGCAGAACAAGTAGTTAGTTTATTTGTAGACCAAACCGGACTTCCAGAATTATTTTTACGTAATGAGCTTAGGCTGATACCCACAGAAGTATTAAGTACCTTAACTAAACAAGTAATAGGCCAGCAAGAAGCATGTCAGGTTGTAACAAATTTAATTACAACATTTAAGGCTGGATTAAATGATCCTACTCGACCTATTGGAGTACTGCTTTTTTGTGGGCCAACAGGAGTAGGAAAAACCGAGTTAGCCAAAGCATTAGCTAAATTCTTTTTTGGTGCTGGAGAACAAAAAGAACGACTAATTAGATTAGATATGAGTGAATATTCTGGCCCAGGTTCAGTAAATAGACTGCTAGGAGAAAGTTTTAACCAACCTAGCGAGCTAATTAAACGTGTTAGGCAACAGCCTTTTGTAGTACTACTGCTTGATGAAATAGAAAAAGCCAGTAAAGAAGTATTTGATCTATTTTTAGGTCTTTTTGATGAAGGTAGATTAACTGATGAATATGGACGTACTACTATTTTCCGTAGCACAATTATTATTATGACTTCAAATATTGGAGCAGATAAATTTACAACTCTAGGTTTTAATAAAGAAAATACAAATAGCTATACAAGTGCTGTGATGGATTTTTTTCGTCCAGAATTTTATAACCGAATAGATCTAGTAGTTAATTTTAATTCTTTAAGTCCAAATGTAATTGAAGCTATTACAGAGAAAGAACTTTCTGAACTCTCTGAGCGAGAAGGAATAGCTAAATCTTCTATAAAGTTAACTTGGACAAAAGATGTAGTTAAACTACTTGCAAAACTTGGCTTTGAGCCTCGTTATGGTGCTAGACCATTGCAAAGAATCATAGAGAAATTAATTGTAGTTCCATTAGCAAGATATTTAGTAGAAAGTCCTAGTGTAAAACAAAAAATCGTCAATATAAAGTTAAATAATGACAATGTTATAGAATTTCAAGTTGACTAA
- a CDS encoding HNH endonuclease produces MQKVFVLDTTGKQLDMCHPGQARRLLKAGLAAVYKRFPFTIILKKEVVDPQLQTYQLKLDPGSKTTGLALVNQETGEVVFAAEIEHRGETIKSSLDSRRGVRSNRRNRKTRYRKPRFNNRTRAKGWLAPSVLSRVANVETWVRRLIKLCPIKGISLELVKFDTQLMQSAEIKGVEYQQGSLAGYELREYLLEKYKRKCAYCGKENTALQIEHIVPKSRGGSNRVTNLTIACEKCNIKKGNKTATEFGYPQVQAQAKVPLKDAAAVNSTRWEILNRLKEFQLPIEIGSGGLTKFNRSSQKLAKAHWIDAACVGISTPLLKVDKITVLEIKATGHGSRQMCLMDKFGFPRTKAKAGKKFFGFATGDMVKAVVTKGKKAGTYTGKVAVRASGSFNISTSKTTIQGISHKYCKLIFSCDGYSYSYLTQYKTAIPPTSKAVGFLAGDL; encoded by the coding sequence ATTCAAAAAGTATTTGTATTAGACACAACAGGAAAACAGCTAGATATGTGTCATCCCGGACAAGCTCGTAGGTTGTTGAAAGCAGGGTTAGCGGCTGTATACAAGCGTTTTCCTTTCACCATCATACTTAAAAAAGAAGTTGTAGACCCCCAACTACAAACTTATCAGCTAAAGCTAGACCCAGGTAGCAAAACAACGGGACTAGCTTTAGTTAATCAAGAAACAGGAGAAGTAGTATTTGCTGCTGAGATTGAGCATAGAGGAGAAACTATTAAGTCTAGTTTAGATAGTCGTCGTGGAGTTCGTAGTAATAGACGAAATAGAAAAACACGTTATCGCAAGCCTAGGTTTAATAATAGAACAAGGGCTAAAGGTTGGCTTGCACCTTCTGTGCTAAGTAGAGTAGCTAATGTAGAAACTTGGGTAAGAAGACTTATCAAGCTATGTCCAATTAAGGGAATAAGTTTAGAGCTAGTAAAATTTGATACACAATTAATGCAAAGTGCTGAAATAAAAGGAGTTGAATATCAACAAGGTAGTTTAGCTGGATATGAATTGCGCGAGTATCTTTTAGAAAAATACAAACGTAAATGTGCCTATTGTGGAAAAGAGAACACAGCCTTGCAGATAGAACATATAGTGCCAAAAAGTAGAGGTGGAAGTAATAGAGTAACAAACCTAACAATAGCTTGTGAAAAGTGCAATATAAAGAAAGGCAATAAAACTGCTACAGAGTTTGGATATCCACAAGTACAGGCACAAGCCAAAGTACCATTAAAAGATGCAGCAGCAGTAAACAGCACAAGATGGGAAATACTCAATAGATTAAAAGAATTTCAATTGCCAATAGAGATAGGTAGTGGTGGTTTAACTAAGTTTAACCGTAGTAGCCAAAAGTTAGCCAAAGCACACTGGATAGATGCAGCTTGTGTTGGAATAAGCACTCCATTGCTAAAAGTAGACAAAATAACAGTATTAGAGATAAAAGCAACAGGACATGGAAGTAGGCAAATGTGCTTAATGGACAAATTTGGCTTTCCTAGAACTAAAGCTAAAGCAGGTAAGAAATTCTTTGGCTTTGCTACTGGTGATATGGTAAAGGCTGTTGTTACTAAGGGAAAAAAAGCTGGTACTTATACTGGCAAAGTCGCTGTTAGGGCTTCTGGTTCTTTCAATATCTCTACTAGCAAAACTACTATTCAAGGTATTAGCCATAAATACTGTAAACTTATCTTTTCTTGCGATGGTTATTCTTATTCTTACTTAACACAATACAAGACCGCAATTCCTCCCACGTCTAAAGCCGTAGGTTTCCTTGCGGGGGATCTATGA
- a CDS encoding acyl-CoA dehydrogenase family protein — translation MDFELTDVQQQYLKSLRELCRAEILPYTRAIETDVEVLKRNLIKLGDFGLTSLVYPEEYGGSNADTITNTLAWLELAQTCPSTFLSMGASTGLCGYTIFKLGNQEQKEKYLKPVASGKWIGALALTEPSVGSDLAAAKTKAIKDGDYYILNGSKMFITNGPVADCVLVLAVNGEKGGAHRMSLFIVDKDCPGWSSGPPLEKMGVRGSPTSVLYFDDCRVPAKNLLGKENEGFYKVMECLTFFRIGMACFCLGIAKASLEEAIKYATQREAFGTAIYNFQDVSFRIAEVKAEIDAAEMLILQAAWQFEKGEDATQAASMAKLLASEVGKRAADVAVQIHGGYGYIADYRVEQLYRDARLGEIGEGVSEVQRMLIARSLLM, via the coding sequence ATGGATTTTGAATTGACAGATGTTCAGCAGCAATACTTAAAATCTTTGCGGGAGCTTTGCCGAGCAGAAATCTTGCCTTATACCCGTGCTATTGAAACTGATGTAGAGGTACTAAAAAGAAATCTAATTAAATTAGGTGATTTTGGTCTAACATCATTAGTTTACCCAGAAGAATATGGTGGCAGCAATGCAGACACAATTACTAACACTTTAGCATGGTTAGAGTTAGCGCAAACCTGTCCATCAACATTTCTTTCTATGGGTGCAAGCACTGGGCTATGTGGTTATACAATCTTTAAGTTAGGAAACCAGGAACAAAAGGAAAAATACTTAAAGCCTGTAGCAAGTGGAAAATGGATTGGTGCTTTGGCATTAACTGAACCTAGTGTTGGCTCAGATCTAGCAGCAGCAAAAACCAAAGCTATAAAAGATGGTGATTACTATATTCTTAATGGCTCAAAGATGTTTATCACTAATGGCCCGGTGGCTGATTGTGTTTTAGTGCTAGCGGTCAATGGTGAAAAAGGCGGCGCACATCGTATGAGCTTATTTATTGTAGATAAAGATTGTCCGGGTTGGAGTTCTGGCCCTCCACTAGAAAAAATGGGGGTTCGTGGTTCTCCAACTAGCGTACTTTATTTTGATGATTGCCGTGTACCTGCTAAAAATTTGCTAGGTAAAGAAAACGAAGGCTTTTATAAAGTAATGGAATGTTTAACATTCTTTCGTATTGGTATGGCGTGTTTTTGCTTAGGCATTGCTAAAGCTAGTTTAGAAGAAGCCATAAAATACGCTACCCAACGAGAAGCTTTTGGAACTGCTATTTATAATTTTCAGGACGTAAGTTTTCGCATAGCTGAAGTAAAGGCCGAAATTGACGCAGCAGAAATGTTAATTTTACAAGCTGCCTGGCAATTTGAAAAAGGTGAAGATGCCACTCAAGCAGCATCAATGGCAAAACTACTTGCTTCAGAAGTAGGAAAACGAGCAGCCGATGTTGCAGTACAAATTCATGGCGGTTATGGCTATATTGCTGATTACCGCGTAGAACAACTTTATCGAGATGCTAGACTTGGTGAAATAGGAGAGGGTGTTTCCGAAGTTCAACGTATGTTAATTGCCCGCAGTTTGTTGATGTAA
- a CDS encoding iron-containing alcohol dehydrogenase, with translation MGFINRNEVFDRGEFTFFVPTQIKYGMGKVSALALEVQVEDDLSTCTNVMIMTDKGVLGAGLIEKVKNGLNDSAYEIKSIFDEIPADSDLKIVEKCAQEIKNLEINLIIAVGGGSVMDTAKLASLLGTYGGEVRDYEGGFMVPGKCIPIIAIPTTVGTGSEVSVGAVVKDHENKTKLTIASPHLYPRMAMLDPEMVATLPAKLVAYTGMDALTHAIEAYVSTENQPISEALALKAAEMIYDNLETAVKDPSNVDARAKMQIAAMIAGMAFSNAPVGATHAISHTIGGLYGLHHGLSNAIALPYVMEFNLEHSPSRYAALARAFDVSETGLSDIELGKRAIEQIRKLKASLDIPEKYRDLAVPADEETVAKVTEIALMDICMAFNPRKAEFDEFQPLIQQVI, from the coding sequence ATGGGATTTATTAATAGAAATGAAGTTTTTGACCGTGGGGAATTTACTTTTTTTGTTCCTACCCAAATAAAATATGGGATGGGTAAAGTATCAGCATTGGCTTTAGAAGTACAGGTAGAAGATGACTTATCTACTTGTACTAATGTAATGATTATGACAGATAAAGGTGTTTTAGGAGCAGGATTAATTGAAAAAGTAAAAAATGGATTAAATGATTCTGCTTATGAGATTAAATCTATATTTGATGAAATCCCTGCTGACTCTGACTTAAAAATAGTAGAAAAATGCGCTCAAGAAATTAAAAATTTAGAAATAAACTTAATCATTGCCGTAGGTGGCGGTAGTGTTATGGATACAGCCAAACTTGCTTCTTTACTAGGAACATATGGCGGAGAGGTAAGAGATTATGAAGGCGGCTTTATGGTGCCTGGCAAATGTATCCCAATTATTGCTATTCCTACTACAGTTGGAACAGGAAGCGAAGTTTCTGTAGGAGCAGTAGTTAAAGATCATGAGAATAAAACTAAATTAACTATTGCTAGTCCTCATCTTTATCCTCGTATGGCAATGCTTGATCCAGAAATGGTAGCAACTCTACCAGCTAAATTAGTTGCTTATACTGGAATGGATGCACTAACTCATGCAATAGAAGCATATGTCTCAACAGAAAATCAGCCTATTTCTGAAGCATTGGCATTAAAAGCAGCAGAAATGATTTATGATAATTTAGAAACAGCCGTAAAAGATCCAAGTAATGTTGATGCACGCGCTAAAATGCAAATTGCGGCAATGATAGCAGGTATGGCTTTTTCTAATGCACCTGTAGGAGCAACACACGCTATTTCCCATACCATTGGCGGTCTCTATGGACTCCATCATGGATTATCCAATGCTATAGCACTTCCATATGTTATGGAATTTAACCTAGAGCATAGTCCTTCACGCTATGCAGCATTAGCACGTGCATTTGATGTTTCTGAGACAGGACTCTCTGATATAGAGCTAGGAAAACGTGCAATTGAACAAATTCGTAAACTAAAAGCTTCTTTAGATATTCCAGAAAAATACCGAGATTTAGCCGTTCCAGCCGATGAAGAAACTGTAGCTAAAGTGACAGAAATAGCTCTAATGGATATTTGTATGGCTTTTAATCCACGTAAAGCTGAATTTGACGAGTTTCAACCACTAATTCAACAAGTAATCTAA
- a CDS encoding acyl-CoA dehydrogenase family protein — protein sequence MNLNIPEEYIDFGNSVYKFAKEKMAPRAEENDAKAEFSWENWRDLASMGLLGLPFPEQYGGSNASPLATSIAMEKVAEAGVDGGTTLGWGAHLILAGVPIWLIGTEAQKEKYLPKLASGEWIGGFGLTEPGSGSDAASMRTTAEKKGDHYILNGSKMFITNGPIGDLFVVFAVTDKKKGNRGISLFIVEKGFPGFSVGNNLKKMGNRTSTTSELYFDNCEVPAENLLGEENAGFVQIGKETMEWERSCMLSPLIGGMQFALDQCIKYAKERKQFGQPIANFQAIQHKLADMKTMVDASRLLIYRVACMKEKSKRAMLEASVSKLFVSESAIKVAYEAVQIFGGYGYIHEYPVERFYRDTRLSTIGAGSSEVQKMIIASELLKSMKL from the coding sequence ATGAACCTTAACATACCTGAAGAATACATAGATTTTGGTAACTCTGTTTACAAATTTGCTAAAGAAAAAATGGCACCTCGTGCAGAAGAAAATGATGCTAAAGCAGAATTTTCTTGGGAAAATTGGCGCGATTTAGCTAGTATGGGACTCTTAGGACTTCCGTTTCCAGAACAATATGGAGGTAGTAATGCTTCTCCACTAGCCACTTCAATAGCTATGGAAAAGGTTGCAGAAGCTGGGGTAGATGGCGGCACAACTCTTGGTTGGGGGGCGCATTTGATTTTAGCAGGTGTTCCTATTTGGTTAATTGGTACAGAGGCACAAAAAGAAAAATACTTACCTAAACTTGCATCTGGTGAATGGATTGGTGGATTTGGCCTAACAGAACCTGGTTCAGGCTCTGATGCTGCGTCAATGCGTACTACTGCGGAAAAAAAAGGCGACCACTATATATTAAATGGCTCAAAAATGTTTATCACCAATGGCCCGATAGGTGATTTATTTGTTGTTTTTGCTGTCACAGACAAAAAAAAAGGTAATCGTGGCATTTCTTTATTTATTGTAGAAAAAGGATTTCCAGGTTTTTCAGTAGGTAATAACTTAAAGAAAATGGGAAATCGTACCTCTACAACTAGCGAGCTTTATTTTGATAATTGCGAAGTGCCAGCAGAAAACCTATTAGGAGAAGAAAACGCTGGATTTGTCCAAATTGGTAAAGAAACAATGGAATGGGAACGTTCCTGTATGCTCTCACCCTTAATTGGTGGGATGCAGTTTGCGTTAGATCAATGTATTAAATACGCAAAAGAGCGTAAGCAATTTGGACAGCCTATTGCTAATTTTCAAGCCATTCAACATAAACTTGCCGACATGAAAACCATGGTTGATGCTTCTCGTTTGCTAATTTATCGTGTCGCTTGTATGAAGGAAAAATCTAAAAGAGCAATGCTTGAGGCTTCTGTCTCCAAATTATTTGTTAGTGAATCAGCCATTAAAGTGGCTTATGAGGCAGTACAAATTTTTGGCGGTTATGGTTATATCCACGAATACCCAGTAGAAAGATTTTATCGAGATACTAGATTATCAACCATTGGTGCAGGGTCTTCAGAAGTACAAAAAATGATTATTGCATCAGAATTGCTAAAAAGTATGAAACTTTAA
- a CDS encoding LysM peptidoglycan-binding domain-containing protein — MSLASKYGPVYAFSAVLGCSNLEGGESNGKFVIRGTCPNRYIEAQIWEKIKEVDSLNGRDEVALNFDFEQDDIYGVYEVKKGDTLSAIAKNVTHGKLNYQKIFQANQDILSDPDKIKPGQKLKIPKF; from the coding sequence ATGTCTTTAGCAAGTAAATATGGCCCAGTTTATGCTTTTTCGGCAGTATTAGGATGTAGCAACCTGGAAGGAGGCGAGTCTAATGGCAAATTTGTAATTAGAGGAACTTGCCCAAACCGCTATATTGAGGCTCAAATTTGGGAAAAAATCAAAGAAGTTGATTCTTTAAATGGTAGAGATGAAGTAGCGTTAAACTTTGATTTTGAACAAGATGATATTTATGGAGTTTATGAAGTAAAAAAAGGAGATACTCTTTCAGCTATTGCCAAAAATGTAACTCACGGTAAGCTTAATTATCAAAAAATCTTCCAAGCAAATCAAGATATTTTAAGCGATCCAGATAAAATTAAACCAGGCCAAAAACTAAAAATACCTAAGTTTTAG
- the truB gene encoding tRNA pseudouridine(55) synthase TruB translates to MTEKVSEFTGAILIDKPAGFTSHDVVAKLRSILKQKRIGHTGTLDPFATGLLIACLGKATRLVQFLATEVKEYEAVVRFGFSTDTQDYTGKPNSPIVTSYGLKSVDWESVLAEFIGEQWQTPPMFSAKKIAGETLYKLARQGQEIAREPVKIVVYKLEKIVTGNELAFNADGTCDVAIKVKCSAGTYIRTLAHDLGAKLGFGAHLVELRRIAIGNFNILNALTLEQVSEIYKEDKANLPVITANDLMVHLPAVNLAEKQVEKVRNGHAQMVELAKEPSLNSWFRLLNSKNELVAMAQLIEEDGLRKLQPRILFMD, encoded by the coding sequence ATGACAGAAAAAGTATCAGAATTTACTGGAGCAATACTAATAGATAAACCCGCAGGCTTTACATCGCATGATGTTGTAGCAAAGCTAAGGTCAATCTTAAAACAAAAGCGAATAGGCCATACAGGAACGCTAGACCCGTTTGCTACAGGGCTTTTGATTGCTTGTTTAGGCAAGGCCACTAGATTAGTACAATTTCTAGCTACAGAAGTGAAAGAATATGAGGCTGTTGTAAGATTTGGATTTTCTACAGATACTCAAGATTATACTGGAAAACCAAATAGCCCTATTGTTACATCATATGGTTTGAAATCAGTTGATTGGGAAAGCGTGCTAGCTGAATTTATTGGGGAGCAATGGCAAACACCGCCAATGTTTTCTGCAAAAAAAATTGCAGGTGAAACCCTTTATAAACTTGCCCGCCAAGGCCAAGAAATTGCTAGAGAACCAGTCAAAATTGTTGTTTACAAATTAGAAAAAATAGTAACAGGAAATGAACTAGCTTTTAATGCAGATGGTACTTGTGATGTAGCAATTAAAGTTAAATGTTCTGCTGGCACTTATATTCGTACCTTAGCACATGACCTAGGTGCTAAGTTAGGTTTTGGTGCGCATCTTGTTGAACTACGTAGAATAGCTATAGGAAATTTTAATATATTAAACGCACTTACTTTAGAACAAGTAAGTGAAATATATAAAGAAGATAAAGCTAACTTACCAGTAATTACAGCTAATGATTTAATGGTTCATTTACCAGCAGTTAACTTAGCAGAAAAGCAAGTTGAAAAGGTTCGCAACGGACATGCGCAAATGGTAGAACTAGCAAAAGAACCTAGTCTTAATAGTTGGTTTAGGTTGTTAAATAGTAAAAATGAGTTAGTAGCAATGGCACAGCTAATAGAAGAAGATGGTTTAAGGAAGTTACAGCCAAGAATTTTATTTATGGACTAA
- a CDS encoding alpha/beta hydrolase has translation METAKRKIFPQRLADWRLLDWRVYSGVAAAALGMAAVGVTAQHVRRPRDLRWLDHVHVLPHPTTSNFRVIDGIRIHYQEHTADRDSEVVIMLHGFCSSNYTWKDCFEYFSEAGYRVIAPDLKGFGFSEKPLDKKYNIKDQVNIIMRLMDSLGIKQATLVGNSYGGAISMACALAQPERVKQLILIAAAHNNEVITHRLFRGGQWLVNNNGIDVVAPFILGSPNVLRYYMNKMFYDKSVLTEERYNAYLRPLRTANCQMAAITTIKQWDLSWLGNEMSSIKAPTLLIWGEQDWAVPVEWGAEIHLSIKHSQFVVIPECGHLPQEELPIETSKLILDFCRQAK, from the coding sequence ATGGAAACAGCAAAAAGAAAAATTTTTCCACAACGTCTAGCAGATTGGAGACTACTGGATTGGCGAGTTTATTCAGGTGTAGCTGCTGCTGCTTTGGGAATGGCTGCTGTAGGTGTTACTGCTCAACATGTTCGACGGCCTAGAGATTTACGCTGGTTAGACCATGTGCATGTCTTACCCCATCCTACTACTAGTAATTTTCGTGTTATTGATGGTATTAGAATCCATTATCAAGAACATACTGCTGATCGTGATAGCGAAGTAGTAATTATGCTTCATGGTTTTTGCTCTTCTAACTATACATGGAAAGATTGTTTTGAGTATTTTTCTGAAGCTGGATATAGAGTAATTGCACCAGACTTAAAAGGCTTTGGCTTTAGTGAAAAACCTTTAGATAAAAAATATAATATCAAAGATCAAGTTAATATAATTATGCGCCTTATGGATAGCTTAGGTATTAAGCAGGCTACTTTAGTGGGAAACTCTTATGGTGGTGCAATTTCTATGGCTTGTGCTTTAGCACAACCTGAGAGAGTTAAACAATTAATATTAATTGCTGCTGCCCATAATAATGAAGTAATTACACATAGGTTATTTAGAGGGGGTCAATGGTTAGTAAATAATAATGGTATAGATGTTGTTGCCCCATTTATTTTAGGCTCTCCAAACGTATTGCGTTACTATATGAATAAAATGTTTTATGATAAATCCGTTTTAACAGAAGAGCGTTATAATGCTTATCTAAGGCCACTAAGAACAGCTAATTGTCAAATGGCTGCAATTACAACAATAAAACAATGGGATTTAAGCTGGCTTGGAAATGAAATGAGCAGTATTAAAGCACCTACACTATTAATTTGGGGTGAGCAAGATTGGGCCGTTCCAGTTGAATGGGGAGCAGAAATTCATTTATCAATAAAACATTCTCAATTTGTGGTTATTCCTGAATGCGGACATTTACCACAAGAAGAATTACCTATAGAAACATCTAAATTAATTCTTGATTTTTGTCGTCAAGCTAAATAA